A stretch of Actinomycetota bacterium DNA encodes these proteins:
- the nifS gene encoding cysteine desulfurase NifS: protein MIRMRRIYLDHAATTPFHPEVTEAMLPYLGEHFGNPSSIYGEGREARKAVEQARSQVAEALGADPEEIYFTSGGTEADNLAVLGTALANRERGDHIITTNIEHHAVLEPCHYLEREGFGLTVLPVDGAGLVDPGEVRRAITPSTFLVSVMHANNEIGTIQPIEEIAAVCREAGVYLHSDAVQAVGALEVDVDRLGVDMLSVSAHKLYGPKGTGCLYVRRGTRLRPILLGGGQERGMRSGTENVAGIVGFGAAIRLAADEWKQRSEQVLPLRDRLIEGILERIPYTRLNGDRERRLPNNVNVLFDFIEGEAICLRLDFQGIAASTGSACSSESGEASHVLLALGIPPERAHGSLRLTLGRENTAEDVDYVLEELPPIIEELRRMSPLYPG from the coding sequence ATGATAAGGATGCGCAGGATATACCTTGACCATGCCGCTACCACCCCGTTCCACCCCGAGGTGACGGAGGCCATGCTCCCCTACCTGGGAGAGCACTTTGGCAACCCTTCCAGCATCTATGGCGAGGGCAGGGAGGCCCGCAAGGCTGTGGAGCAGGCGCGCTCCCAGGTGGCGGAGGCCCTGGGCGCGGACCCCGAGGAGATCTATTTCACCAGCGGTGGCACCGAGGCGGACAACCTGGCCGTATTGGGGACGGCCCTGGCCAACCGCGAGCGCGGAGACCACATCATCACCACCAACATCGAGCACCATGCGGTGCTGGAGCCATGCCATTATCTGGAAAGAGAAGGCTTCGGCCTCACGGTACTTCCCGTGGACGGCGCGGGCCTGGTGGACCCCGGCGAAGTGCGCAGGGCAATAACCCCGTCGACATTTCTCGTCTCGGTGATGCATGCCAACAACGAGATCGGCACCATCCAGCCCATCGAGGAGATCGCCGCCGTCTGCAGGGAAGCCGGCGTGTACCTCCACTCCGATGCCGTCCAGGCGGTGGGGGCCCTGGAGGTGGATGTGGACCGCCTGGGGGTGGACATGCTCTCGGTCTCCGCCCACAAGCTTTACGGTCCCAAGGGTACGGGCTGCCTCTACGTGCGGCGCGGCACGCGGCTGCGGCCCATACTGCTAGGTGGAGGCCAGGAGAGAGGGATGCGCTCAGGGACGGAGAACGTGGCGGGGATCGTGGGCTTCGGCGCCGCCATACGTCTGGCCGCGGACGAATGGAAGCAGCGTTCGGAGCAGGTGCTCCCCCTGCGAGACCGTCTCATCGAAGGCATCCTGGAGCGTATACCGTACACGCGCCTCAACGGCGACCGCGAGCGCAGGCTCCCCAACAACGTCAACGTGCTCTTCGACTTCATCGAGGGGGAGGCCATCTGCCTCAGGCTGGACTTCCAGGGCATCGCGGCCTCCACCGGCTCGGCGTGTTCGTCCGAAAGCGGGGAGGCCTCGCATGTGCTGCTCGCCCTGGGCATACCGCCGGAAAGGGCACACGGAAGCCTGCGCCTCACCCTGGGCAGGGAGAACACCGCCGAAGACGTGGATTACGTGCTCGAGGAGCTGCCCCCCATCATCGAGGAGCTGCGCCGCATGTCCCCCCTCTACCCCGGCTAA
- a CDS encoding tetratricopeptide repeat protein — protein sequence MDMEEDFDLYEIEMFNINLAITRMSLASIHAAEGKLDAAIEEYTQVLEFDPNLYTAYYNRGRVFWRKGEREKAKEDLTRAINLEPSVAITYVCRGDIFYDQGDLGSARKDYCKALELAPSNPTVMERMALLRKKRGK from the coding sequence ATGGACATGGAAGAGGACTTCGACCTCTACGAGATAGAGATGTTCAACATCAACCTGGCCATCACCCGTATGAGCCTGGCTTCCATCCATGCCGCGGAGGGGAAACTCGATGCGGCCATAGAGGAATACACGCAGGTGCTCGAGTTCGATCCCAACCTTTATACCGCTTATTACAACCGGGGACGGGTTTTCTGGCGTAAGGGGGAGCGCGAGAAAGCCAAAGAGGACCTCACCCGCGCCATCAATCTCGAGCCGAGCGTGGCCATCACCTATGTCTGCCGCGGGGATATCTTCTACGACCAGGGCGACCTGGGTTCGGCCCGCAAGGACTACTGCAAGGCGCTGGAACTGGCGCCGTCCAACCCCACGGTTATGGAGCGCATGGCGCTCCTGCGAAAAAAGCGTGGCAAGTAA
- a CDS encoding ABC transporter permease, with translation MFRYVLRNMWRRKARTFLTVFGIVVGIFALTVLGALSARLNQQVKGAETWFTSKISVVPAGSSLFGGSDSYLELSKVDEIEAVPGVKSAVAGFGLLLSSDSTGFGAPELIVGADLSKADDLLNLLEIDEGRILQEGDEGVVVLGSTLAEKFEVGVGDTVELRGKEFEVVGIYVPTLSAPDSFAFVSYDDAINLFRSVNPYFQVEDIAATIDVIPEEGVDANELAARIEESVDGIKVISPAEAEKQISQFSLIFNAILLGIGFIALIVGGLSIINTMIMSVSERTKEIGLKKAIGAETGSVLSEYLLESALIGFFGGLTGMLLGLLTVYLLNNATASSQVTVFTITATVVIGPVIFATVLGTVAGLFPALRAARLKPIDALKED, from the coding sequence TTGTTCAGGTATGTTCTGAGAAACATGTGGAGGCGCAAGGCCCGCACCTTCCTGACCGTGTTCGGGATCGTGGTAGGCATCTTCGCACTTACCGTGCTCGGGGCCCTTTCGGCGCGACTCAACCAACAGGTCAAGGGGGCCGAAACCTGGTTCACCAGCAAGATATCGGTGGTGCCGGCCGGAAGCAGCCTCTTCGGAGGTTCAGACAGCTACCTGGAGCTGTCCAAGGTGGACGAGATAGAGGCGGTACCGGGGGTCAAGAGCGCCGTGGCGGGTTTCGGCCTCCTGCTCTCCAGCGACAGCACCGGGTTCGGTGCCCCGGAACTCATCGTGGGGGCCGATCTGAGCAAGGCCGATGACCTGCTCAACCTCCTCGAGATCGACGAAGGGCGTATCCTGCAGGAGGGCGACGAGGGCGTGGTGGTCCTGGGCTCGACCCTGGCCGAGAAGTTCGAGGTGGGGGTCGGGGACACCGTGGAGCTGCGGGGCAAAGAATTTGAGGTGGTCGGGATCTACGTGCCCACCCTCTCCGCTCCCGACAGTTTCGCCTTCGTCTCCTACGATGATGCCATCAACCTGTTCCGCTCGGTGAACCCCTACTTCCAGGTGGAGGACATCGCCGCGACCATCGACGTCATCCCCGAGGAGGGCGTGGACGCCAACGAGCTCGCGGCCCGCATCGAGGAGAGCGTGGACGGGATAAAAGTCATCTCGCCCGCGGAGGCCGAGAAGCAGATCTCGCAGTTCAGCCTGATCTTCAACGCCATCCTGCTGGGCATCGGCTTCATAGCCCTGATCGTGGGAGGCCTCTCCATCATCAACACCATGATCATGTCGGTTTCCGAGCGCACCAAGGAGATCGGCCTTAAGAAGGCCATCGGCGCTGAGACCGGGTCCGTGCTCAGCGAATACCTGCTGGAGTCCGCGCTCATCGGTTTCTTCGGCGGGCTTACAGGGATGCTGCTGGGGCTGCTGACCGTGTACCTGCTGAACAACGCCACGGCGTCGAGCCAGGTGACGGTGTTCACCATCACCGCCACCGTGGTCATCGGCCCGGTCATCTTCGCCACCGTGCTGGGCACGGTTGCCGGCCTCTTCCCCGCCCTGCGCGCCGCCCGCCTCAAGCCCATCGACGCCCTGAAGGAGGATTGA
- a CDS encoding NUDIX hydrolase, with amino-acid sequence MYNRRMAYVTDEMIMDMEERYGQPRHLSMDYEISPPEMSMLKGSKKYGRNHDVTLFIFRDYRYREIAAIAKHMFPPGAWRAPSGAANPGEDLEAGALREAREETGLDVAIDRFILHIHVRFSSGPETENWRSLVFTAMAPGGELGHLDEEEIRETKWVSLDELQGPIRQVLLDTGRGLFAYRVALHDAAAEEIEKLRR; translated from the coding sequence ATGTATAATCGTCGTATGGCTTACGTGACGGACGAGATGATCATGGACATGGAGGAGAGGTACGGACAGCCCCGACACCTGTCCATGGACTACGAGATCAGCCCTCCGGAGATGAGCATGCTCAAGGGCTCGAAGAAGTACGGGCGCAACCACGATGTCACACTGTTCATCTTCCGGGATTACCGGTACCGCGAGATCGCGGCCATAGCCAAGCACATGTTCCCCCCCGGCGCCTGGCGTGCGCCCAGTGGGGCCGCCAACCCCGGAGAGGACCTCGAGGCGGGGGCGCTACGGGAGGCGAGGGAGGAGACGGGGCTGGATGTCGCCATCGACCGTTTCATCCTGCACATCCATGTGCGTTTCAGCAGCGGACCCGAGACGGAGAACTGGCGCAGCCTGGTCTTCACGGCCATGGCCCCCGGAGGCGAACTCGGCCACCTCGACGAGGAGGAGATCCGGGAGACGAAGTGGGTGTCCCTGGACGAGCTGCAGGGACCCATAAGGCAGGTGCTGCTTGATACCGGGAGGGGGCTCTTCGCCTATCGCGTTGCCCTGCATGATGCCGCAGCCGAGGAGATAGAAAAGCTGCGCCGCTGA